A segment of the Trifolium pratense cultivar HEN17-A07 linkage group LG7, ARS_RC_1.1, whole genome shotgun sequence genome:
GACTGATGGGCTGTTGGTCTTTGCAAGGGTGGGACACGAGCGTGTGAGGGAGAAGTTGCTCGAAGGTTACTAGGAGCTGTCTGACTTAGATTTCGGAGTAGAAGAGGATGGAAACTGGAGGGTGGAACAGAATTTGGGGGTCTAGAAGATTGGAGATGTGGTGCAGGGGCACGTATCTCGCCACCAGTTTGAACATCTCGGGCGATTGAAGACCTAGTAGTGTTAATGAGAGGTGGTCTTGCAGAGACACCGGAGGAAGTTCCAGACTTATTGTAACCAGGCGGTACCATATGCTGTGACTTAGGAGCAATGGGGGGACTCAGCAGACTGGTTGCAGGAGGCTGACTGGGAGCAATGGAGGGACTCAGCAGACTGGTCGCAGGAGGCTGACCGGAAGAACCAGAAACCACTAATGACCGAGTAGCAGTTTGTTGACTCGAACGTAGATGCAACTGCCGCGGAAGTGAATCTGAAATCAAGATAGAGATTAGAAAAAATACTCGAAACAGAAAACTCAGTGCTGCAAGCCTTCCACATTTAGTGATTTGTATGCCTGCTGCTGAATAGATTACATAAACAAGACATGAATGCAAACACACTATGCGCAagagtattttgtttttttgggataagagtacatattttatttatttttggacaaaGGATAAGAGTACATATTTAAGTGTGTACCTTTGCCATCCTATCCCAATGTTAGACTAATTCGACCAACCAAGAACAATAATACCATAAAACtactgaaacaatttttttaaaaactgcaTATATAATTTTGCTTAAAATTGGCCTtcatagaaaaaaataaataataagagAAGCAAATTATTATCCTTGGCAACGACTCTCACAGCCTTAGTAGTATCTGCCAACTCAGGTTTATTGCTTCGGTAGAAACTTGATCAGTCAACAAAAAAACAGATGGCAAggaaagataaataaattaataaaccaCCAACACGAGACATAGTTGGAAAGGAATTGAAGTGAAGTTTGGTTTCGGTAACCAATCAAAATCAGAGCTTTAAAAGCAATGTTAACACTTAGATGTCTATGAAAAACAAACATACCATGTTGCATTCCTGAAGCACTGGGTGCTTTAAGATCCAAGCATTTAGACCTAAAAGCATCAGCCAATAACTTATTCACACAAACTGTGTTAAGATTTGTATCCAAAGTCTTCTTTGTTCGCTGAAATTCAACTTCCATCTCTTGAAATTTAACATCATACTTTTTTCGAAGCTCCGCTAATTCCTTTTCAAAATCAGATTTCAACCGCAATTTCTGCTCCAAAAGAATAATACTTTAGTAATAAGAAAAGATAGGAACCTAGAATAAGTATTCATCAGATTAAGGTCATATGAGTAAACCAGAAACTAACCGAATCTTCATGGCTTTTCGAAGTTTGTTCTAttgctttttgtattttttcaaattcaattttcagTGGATCATAGGACAAATGTGGAAGCCTTGTGGAAGACGAAGGGGCTGTAGATTGGATAGGGTGATTATTCATCTCCAAAGGAGTTGACAAATTTCTTGGGTTGGCAGACTGTGTTCTAACTCTACTGGCTGTAACTGAATCAAGATCTGAATTTGAGACAGGGTGCACGGCAGCTTGATTTGAATGTAAAAAAAGTGCCGAATTTGAGTGTGGCTGCGCAACATTTTTATTTGGAACCGCAGAAGATGGTTCAGGATGATGAGTGGGGATATCTGGTACATTGCTCGGCTGATGTTCATCTTCAGTTGCTAAATGAAAATTAGACAAACCCAGCATACCCAAGTTGGAAGAGAGCTCTGCAGCAGCTAATTGATGCACCTGCTTTGGAGGCACCGTGATTTGATTGGCTGGTACAACATCAGCTGAACGAGATGCCAGTTGAACTTGTTCATAAGAATTTTGCATTTCCCCAGCTGAATCCTTGTCAGCAGCAGACTCCACAGACGGCAATTGTTGCCCTTGTTCTAGAGGCTCCATGACATTAACTGGTCTAGAAGATACTGGAGCACTGGTCACAGTTCCGAGTACTCCTCCCTCCAGGTCATTTGTGGTACTATTATCCACCAGCACAGCATTTGTTGAAGGCTCTATATCCTTATGACAATCTGCCACTGCATGACTATTTTCTGGCACAGTGACAGGAATATCTCCATCAGGAATACTCAAGAGTCCATCAGGTATTTGTTGCTCCAAAGGTGGATTTGAAAGGGAAATTGTATCTCGACAACTGGTTGAACAAGCAGCTTGACAAGGCCTTGGTGATGAAACACCATCTATAACTGGCACATCTATTGAACCTCTGTCGGATATTTGAGCCACATATGAAGGGGGACTCTGCAGCAGACAATCAGTGAAATTGACGGCCTCAGACATTTCAACATGTACCTGTCTTTCTGATACACTTACAGAGTCCCCTCCATTAGTAGTTTCTTGCACTTCACCTGGAATTTGCCCTTCAGGTACGCTTGATGAGACTCCATCAGAACACTGGTGCACTGGATGTGTGGCATTCTCACAATCTGGCAAGCATGCGGTACCTAAACTAGGAATCTCACAACCATCTCGAGACCGATGGCCAAAATTTGCACACCTATTATCTTCATCTGTCATGCTTGTAGCACAATCAGAATTCTGTTCTCTGCAATCTGGCAAGCACGCGGTATCTAAACTAGGCTTCTCACAACCATCTCTAGACTCATGGCCAAAATTTTCAGACCTAATAGCTTCATCTGTCATGCTTGTAGCACCATCAGAATTCTGCTCTCTGGAATGGGAAAGTTTAGAGAGAATATTTTCCTGACTGACATGTTGATTTTCAGTTGTATTATGGTCCTCATTTCCAGAGACTGCCCGATCATTTGAAACCATAATGTCCATTTCATTAGCCCTGTCATGCTTGACCAGAGAATTTTGTTGTTCAACTGTTTTATCAACTGAAGGGGAATTTTTTTGAGGAACCACAGCCCCAGTCTCTTTCATGGATTCAGCCACATTATCACACATCTGCGAGTAATCAAACCCAGTCCCAAGTTCCTTTAAAGCAACTATGTTTCGCAATTCGTTTTTTGCCCAAGATTTCAAATCTTCCACCCAAGTGGTCTCACAGTCTTGAACCTTTAATATATGAGCTGAATGTTTGTCCTCGAGATCTTTGAGACTTGTTTCATACTGAAATTCCAGATCTTCAATCCTTTTTTGATGTTcaatattcaaaattttgagcatTTCTATTCTCGTCACCTCATTAGGAGAGCAGGATCGCGTGAATGCTAACTCTATTGTGTATTTTCTCTCCAATTCAGCCTTTTGAGCCTCATTAGACGCTCTCAACCTTTGTTTCTCTTCCTGGTGCATAAGGCGTATCTTATTCAGcgttttttcacactttttctgaatttttttaatgctTTTGGACAAATCTTTTTTGAACAATTCAACCTCTTGTGCCACTCCAGTACATGAAACTCTTGGTGATTTAGAAGCTTTTGGAGAAGAAGTATTATTACAATTTTCTGTACgatgtaaaaatattttctttagaCACCGCAGCATAGAAAAAATGAGGTCCACCTCTCCTTTCTTAcagtcaaaattcaaattttgttccGCAAGAATAAGAGAAGCCTTGTGGTCAAGTTTGTGATTTAGCAAAGAAGCAGCAGTCCAAATCTGAAATTTGCATAATACAAGGAGGGGATTATCAGTCATACTTATACATTACATACAAATAAATGCAACCACGGAATATATGCATTTACAAGAGGTAGAAAACAAAGTCCTATAACAACCTATTTTACATATTATTAACTACAATATACTAGAAAAAAAgcaaagaggaaaaaaaagtgATGTGACAGTAACATTCTCTCCGTTTCAAATGGAATAAAAAAGAACTGAGAAAAAAAGAGTGAAATTTATACAtattaagaacaaatattaAACAGAAGGAGGAAAATCATGTTGAGCTTTATATCTATCCTATGCTTTATATCTATCCTATGCTTAAGTTTTGTCCAttactatttttctttcttccataATCTTCCACAAATATGATGACAAAATGACTACAAGCCAAGTTTATTTGATTATACTTGTGCCCTGCACTGATGACAATGAGGCTTGAGTCTAGCCATGTTATGAACGAGCTCACTAAACAACGCAGAGCAAGATCAGCccaaacaaaaatttcaaagcaTACATGCAGTTGACTAACCAGATCAAGTGCAAACAAAAAATTGCTTTGATGGGTTGGCTTGCAACAGAAAAATGTCAAATGTgtgaaaaatcaacaaatttattattggatttccccaaaaataaataagatacaCACACAATACACAAAATTAGGGAAGCTAGATAGGATAAAACGAAATCAAATTCCAGAAAATACTACTGCTTGAAAGGAAAAAGAAGCCCAAATTTTAACAAGAGTCACACATCAGAGTATGGAAAGAATCAagaataaataaacaaacaaaacaccaattttatttattttatttaagaaaacatAAGCTATAACAGAAACAAGGATGTGATAGAGAAGGGGTGATTGAAGAAAAGGATTTTATAGATAAACATGCAAGAAATATTCTGACCAGAGATATTTGAAAAGCCTGTAATATTGACACGGGTTCCCTATCGACATGGTGATGGTTCATAACATACTCAAGAAAATTGTCAACCATATTCTTGACATTATCCTGCATTAGAAAATATGTCACCATAACATCAAATTCAAACTAATAATAGAGCTCAGATTTCGTTAGCACAAACAATCTGGTAATAAAAATGCAATCTTGTAAGGGGCCAATGCAGGAAAACAAACAGCAAGTAAAACTTAACAAAGAGAAAAACATGCTGCATACTGGAAGAAGAAGAACGTCACAGAGCTTTGTGATCTGTGGCTTCAGCAAAAGATGTAAGCTCCTCTGCTCATCATGTATTCTGCCGTTTTTCTCGGATCCAACACCATTATCCTGAGGTTTATCTGGTATTTGATCAAGCAAACAAAGTGAGTAAGGTTGATCAAGCAATAAAAGTGAGAAATGACAGTAATTAACATTGAATGGCTACACCAACACAAATACTTGAACTAGGAAAGAATTGAGTGACTTTACCCACTAGATCTCCAAAGATTCCTGCAAAAGTATATTACTGGCCTCAGAGGATATATCATAAAAACACCAAAGATAATTCTTACTATTAGTTAGTTAACCTCATTAATGACCTGTTTGttactaatcaatttaaaagcAATTATGATAGAAATAATTTAGAGATGTTTAGAAGAAGCAGAAACTGATTTAAGTTTGtcttattttttaaagtaatttttaaCTTGTTTGCATACAATAACATAGGACTAGAAGTGCTTATTTTCgacaaaataacatttttaagaaaaatcacattttttaaaacctggtaaaaaaaagtatattggAAAAACAATAGGTTTTAATGATAATTCTCAGGTACTTTCATATTTAGTTTAAACATATGCCTCTTTCAAAAAAGgtgattttttttcacaaagTTTGCATAACAACCAGCCACTAACCTGCCTTGACTCCAGTGGGTAACTTTTCACCTTCAGATTTCGATGTAGGCTGATCAACAGTATTGTTGCTCACTTTCATGCGCTTCTTTGTTATGCCTTCATTCACAGGGTTGGTCCCACCTTCCAAATTATTGAAACAATGAACTCTCTTCCGGCTCCGCTGAGATGGACTACTTGAGTACTTCCATCGAAAATGTTTTCCCTCCAATAGTTTAGTCCAAAAAGTTTGTGGTGACTCTTCATCCAGCGACCCAAGTTTCAGTTCACCAAGCAAAGGAAAATTGGAACAGTAGGATCCTCCGTTTTGCTGGACTTTCAATAAAATTGAGCGACTGCTCGTGTCCGAATCTTCACCAGCATCAGATAGACAGGATGTGAACTCTGAAACGGTTTTTTCTAGCAGTGGTATAGGACTTGACGTAGAAGTTGAACCGTCAAGGGAAACCCCCAACTCGTCAAAAAGACGAGAAGCACCCCACATCAAGAGAGTATGATTGAGACCCCGGCTTGAATATAGACAGTTTATGTCTAGGGCCTTATCTTGCGTAGCAAGAATTAAAGCTTTCTCTTCAGCAGTGAAAGCTGTATATAAACGGAACATTTTGATAAATTGAAACTGTGAATCAAGTGTTATCTTCTGAAGGGATCTTAGATCATTCATTGGGTTCCAATCACTATCAAATATAATAACAGTGTCAATTGATGACAATTTTATGCTAGGAAGGCAGGCACTAGTTTCCATCAGAAAGACAAATCGCTTATTATTCTTGTCATTAAATTTCTTAATGGCAGCTTGCTTCTTAGAAGATGAAAGACTTTTATCAATTCTTTCAAATGAATCTACATCAAATCTTTGTCGCAGGAAGTCATCTAAAATATCTCCAATTGAATCCTTTCCAATAGACTGCAAATTCAATAACAAATTCTTATAACTCAATTACCTAGTTTCCCTCAAGCGGATGAACACACAATATAAAAGAAAGCGGCGTATGACATTCCCTATGCAGTCACCAACAGACATACACAAGTACAGTCAGAAAATTAGAAAAAGTGGTCATGACGATGCCAAAAAAACAACCACCATGCCTCTGTGcatttgatttgctaaaaaaagaATGACTAGACAATACAAGAatccttgtttaatttttgaaaattgctGTGGGACAAAGCAAAACAAATCAAAGATAACAGTAGATGGGAAAAAAGTGCAAAAATGTGTTTCTCAAGAAAATCAAAGGATAACTTTTAGTCCCATGcacaatttaaagaaaaaacaaaaattccaCTTCTTGATAGATAACACTCATCCTCAAGTCCCCTTCTCTCCATCAATGGTTTTAACCTTTCTCCATCCCTCTCTTCCCCTCCTCTACTCGAAACTGTTTGTGTTGTACAATTACTACCAAACAATGAAGAGAATCAAAAGTTATGTCGTGAAGTGAACTAGTCTATGTTGTTAATCTCGGATAGCGGCGTGTAGCGCCGACCCTCAAAAATGCTATTGCGGTATAGCGGGTAGCGCTATAGCGGTCATgtacaaattaaacataaattccaacaacatacataaaatagaaaaatacccaaaattaaaaggacttttttacttaataattatactaaatattgtcatttaccATCAAAATAGGTTCTAAATAAAGACTAATAACATTCCATGATTTTTCTTCTCCCGATATCCTCAACCGATGCTTCTTTGCTCTTGTTATTCCTCCACTGGaagggtgaaaacaaaaatcacaaataATTGTTTTCTTGCTGCTGTCTTTATAAGAATTCCACTTCCAACCTATATCAAGGTTGTCACTAGTAGGCTTAATGAAGCCTCTGTTATCAGCAGTTCTAGAAGATGGTGCCATTGCGCTACCAAACCGCTCACTTAtgatttatttccaaaataaggattttcatcaatttttttccctccaaaACGCTAAAGCGGCCAAATAGCGCTACCAAAACGCTATTTTCCTGCAAATCGCGGCCGCTATTTCCGCTTCTCTAAATAGAGGAAAGCAGCCTTATAGCATAGCAGAGAGGTGGTAAAACGCTACGCTATAGCGCTATAGCAACATCCTAGGAACTAGTTACTCTTAAAGAGTCTTATTCATTAATGATAAAAACATGTTTCTAAGCTGTCGAAACTCTAAAACAATGCTCTATTCACTAATACCGTAATACGATCCTAACCAATCTTAAAAGAAAACTTGAACAGTGACAGTGAGATTTCTCTTACTCTAACAAGTAAAATTTTACCTCTCTCAATCACACACATAtatcaacaacacaacaacaacaaacaaacaaaaaaagccTTATCCCACTAGGTGGAGTCAACTACATGGATatggatcaaatgacaccataATGCTCTTATCTTAGATCATATCTTTAACCAAATCATTGACATCTAATCATGGTAGTCGGAATCACGAGTCAACTCATAAGAGAATACGAGACCACAATGTTGCTGCCACTGAGTGTGCTTGTGCAAGGCTAAGATCGCAAGTGGTGTGGGCGCGGCAGAATCAGCGCACAAAGCCACGGGATCATATGCATCAGTGTATTTTTGTCGAGTTGCAAAGAAGACACCTACTGGGTGTGTGGGTCAAGTATGTGACCCGGTTATGGAGTAACACAATAGTGTTTTTCACAAAGCATGGAAAGAAACTCATAGGCGATATATGGGAAGATAGTTTGCAAAATGCATACCTGGAAAAGCACGAGTGCCCGTAAGTTATTTTTTCTCAACTCTGTGAGCATTGAATCAAGTAGTTGCAGCTTGCCACTTGCTTTTATTCCAACATTTAGATACTCAACTAATTTTTCTTTGTCACTCGGATAATCAACTTCTTCAAGGTCCTTGAATAGTAAAGTTTGCACGGACGGATCATTAACATAGGGATGATTACAACACTGTCGAGAGATACCACAACCaaaaaatgaaaccatttagaAAGTTCATAGCCACTTGGCAGCTGTGGAGTTAATTGAATAAGTAAAGAAACACCATAGCAACTATTGCAAAAAATACTcagttgtttaccaaattcgtTCTAGTTTTTTGTTAGGGGGGCCAAATAAACTTCagaatatatacataaaaaattatatacaaaaaggattttaatgattaaaatagATAGATTCTTCAATTTAACCACATGAATCCAAACCTATTTTGATAATTGGTTGATGAATCTCAGATAGTAGGTTTAACTCCAACACATAAATTGGCTTGTAAGGCGAGAATTGTCCAGGCTTTGTAAGCTCTATTTAGGTCATATCACTAGGAGGTGTGAGATTTGTACTTTACTCAAGCACAACCCCACACCCAGAGCTCTTGTGTCTTCTGCCTGAACAATTTTGGTAGCGCAACAATGAATCTAGGATAGTCTCCAATATTATCTTAGGTTTTCAGCCTAACCCAACCCCACAAAACtagcttgtaaagtgaggattgttAAACTTGGATAAGCTCTATTTAGGCCATATCACTAGGCGAAATAGGACTTTATCCAATAATGAATCGTGCATGTATCAGATTGACTAAAACAGATGTTCAGTATTtgaaagtaattaaaaaaaatattgaaatgataaaattttaaatatttcactTGATAATAGTAAAGAATTATGATCAATctatcaataaaaatttaatgataATAAAGGAAAACTAATCAGTATTGTACTAACTAAAAATTGCGGAATAAAACAGCTAGAATCTAAACCAAATATATGTATGTGATCTTTGATATTTTGCAGtctaagaaaataattaaaaaagtgaaaCTTAACCTTCCGGATAGAAATAAGGACATCACGAATGGCCCCAACACAATCAATCTTGGGTGACGAGCAAAGAATTGAAGAATTTGAAAGTAAAGTAGCACAATATTGCTCAAGCTGCACGTGAGATATCTGTGCAGGAACCCAATACTCAACAAACCTATAGGAGTCAGACTTGCATCTGTTTGCAATATGACTTGACAATTTCTCCTTCGGCTGAACAACACTTTCATTGGAACTATATATTAAACTATCTTTTTCATTATCATTTTGACCATCAAGAGCCAGAACATTTTTGTCTTCCACAGCGCTATCCTGAAAAGCCAGTAGGATTAAATAGGCAACAAAACAAATTTGAGATGAGGGACAAGGCCAAACCTATACATCAAAAGAAACAAACCTTCAGGTGTCCAATTCCACTTGTGTAGTCACTCTTATCCTTCTGCACCATGGTTGGTTCAGTGTCATCTTCGTCCTGATCCTAATGAAAAGATACAAAAATATGAGACTTCCCACAAATTTACATAAACAAACAAATGTACAGGGATACATAttgataattttaatttaagggAAGAGATTTGATGTCTGGTCACCAGaggattgttgattaattatTAACCAGCAATCTATCATTAGTGTTGCGGCCCCCATATTAATTTGTTAGAGAAATAGTATTGTAAGcctttttgcaaaaaaaaaatcaagtaaaTTGATAGAAGGGGGACGATGTGGATAAAAGAAATCCAACCAACCTCAGCTGCACATGGATCGCACGACTCCTTGACTGTAGGATTATAATCTAACCTGCAAAGTAAAGAACCAATCACTTAGACGTGAAAAACACTTAATATGTTGAAGTGCCGATAAACCATCAGGAACAGATCAACAGGTAAAGGGTAAATGGTATAATTCCTAGTAAAAGTTCGTCCATATATTTACATGTTTATGTTGTATGTAAATATAGTAAATCAGTACcttgaaaaattacaaaaattggAAAACATTTTTGTAATTCTTtgcctaatttttattttttttgagtttgttATATATGGAGACCTAATCATACCGAGTCAACCTCAATAATTTGCTGCATTTATTGATGATTGAAGTTATTGGTTTTAGAGGAATGAGAAGAGAAATTAATAAGAGCTTGATAATGGCATGATATAAAAGACTGAACACTAATTCCTATTTATAGGGATACATGGACTTATAAtcctaaataaataaagaaatcaggaatcaaataataataaccaAGTGATATGGAAAATAATCCTAAGAGATAATCCAAGATACTCTTAAGATAAGAAACTAATCCTAGGAGATAAACTAATATACTCTAATACAATATCAAAGACattataagatattttcttatattctaACACTCCCTCTCAaactaaagcttactaagctttaagcttgttatgAATGTACCCTgtgaaagagaaaatataacaCCTAACATAATCAAACCCAAAAAGATATCTTGGGTAAACCAACAGAGTGACTATTCCTGTTGTTTTTTTTACGGTGACTATTCCCGTTGTTTTTACCTAAACTAATTGGTGATAATCAATTTGCACATGTTGCTTCtagtattttaaaataggaCTAAGCACGTTGAGATATATTGTCATTTCATTAGAGAGGATACTTTATCTAAATACTTACCACTAGCTTAACAAGTTCAAGTGATCAAT
Coding sequences within it:
- the LOC123898453 gene encoding helicase protein MOM1-like isoform X2, with product MVNSTRASQKAKDEENVRVTRSREKAKINGHPNLLDTDSTRKSTRETPLRKTNASSSSTQKSEQVEKATLPAPEARRKSERVEKKKTPSPLTKSGKTRNPSSSSSPSDSKSAGSLGSISRQKLQKEKSVKQLAFEAPEVTENEEHNVGTSQVKIKRMDARMYRSLFKDGKKGTIKKLSIGNCSDNKEVSKNGTLPSEDAKAKETRVDSSIDEQKCQSKGDNCSGAKIDELSKGSCSDINEVSKHGTLPSEDDKANETRVDSRLSGPMTNLAENNVTPGSFIPSNTPNYETSVVPIRVQSDCCRDETLPTLASGNSILDDDDMVSNNAGLGGGENLAPSKRKVITVDTESNVSSTISKGDNANLIPDALPSKLGGNESCSKRTRLDYNPTVKESCDPCAAEDEDDTEPTMVQKDKSDYTSGIGHLKDSAVEDKNVLALDGQNDNEKDSLIYSSNESVVQPKEKLSSHIANRCKSDSYRFVEYWVPAQISHVQLEQYCATLLSNSSILCSSPKIDCVGAIRDVLISIRKCCNHPYVNDPSVQTLLFKDLEEVDYPSDKEKLVEYLNVGIKASGKLQLLDSMLTELRKNNLRALVLFQSIGKDSIGDILDDFLRQRFDVDSFERIDKSLSSSKKQAAIKKFNDKNNKRFVFLMETSACLPSIKLSSIDTVIIFDSDWNPMNDLRSLQKITLDSQFQFIKMFRLYTAFTAEEKALILATQDKALDINCLYSSRGLNHTLLMWGASRLFDELGVSLDGSTSTSSPIPLLEKTVSEFTSCLSDAGEDSDTSSRSILLKVQQNGGSYCSNFPLLGELKLGSLDEESPQTFWTKLLEGKHFRWKYSSSPSQRSRKRVHCFNNLEGGTNPVNEGITKKRMKVSNNTVDQPTSKSEGEKLPTGVKAGIFGDLVGKVTQFFPSSNKPQDNGVGSEKNGRIHDEQRSLHLLLKPQITKLCDVLLLPDNVKNMVDNFLEYVMNHHHVDREPVSILQAFQISLIWTAASLLNHKLDHKASLILAEQNLNFDCKKGEVDLIFSMLRCLKKIFLHRTENCNNTSSPKASKSPRVSCTGVAQEVELFKKDLSKSIKKIQKKCEKTLNKIRLMHQEEKQRLRASNEAQKAELERKYTIELAFTRSCSPNEVTRIEMLKILNIEHQKRIEDLEFQYETSLKDLEDKHSAHILKVQDCETTWVEDLKSWAKNELRNIVALKELGTGFDYSQMCDNVAESMKETGAVVPQKNSPSVDKTVEQQNSLVKHDRANEMDIMVSNDRAVSGNEDHNTTENQHVSQENILSKLSHSREQNSDGATSMTDEAIRSENFGHESRDGCEKPSLDTACLPDCREQNSDCATSMTDEDNRCANFGHRSRDGCEIPSLGTACLPDCENATHPVHQCSDGVSSSVPEGQIPGEVQETTNGGDSVSVSERQVHVEMSEAVNFTDCLLQSPPSYVAQISDRGSIDVPVIDGVSSPRPCQAACSTSCRDTISLSNPPLEQQIPDGLLSIPDGDIPVTVPENSHAVADCHKDIEPSTNAVLVDNSTTNDLEGGVLGTVTSAPVSSRPVNVMEPLEQGQQLPSVESAADKDSAGEMQNSYEQVQLASRSADVVPANQITVPPKQVHQLAAAELSSNLGMLGLSNFHLATEDEHQPSNVPDIPTHHPEPSSAVPNKNVAQPHSNSALFLHSNQAAVHPVSNSDLDSVTASRVRTQSANPRNLSTPLEMNNHPIQSTAPSSSTRLPHLSYDPLKIEFEKIQKAIEQTSKSHEDSKLRLKSDFEKELAELRKKYDVKFQEMEVEFQRTKKTLDTNLNTVCVNKLLADAFRSKCLDLKAPSASGMQHDSLPRQLHLRSSQQTATRSLVVSGSSGQPPATSLLSPSIAPSQPPATSLLSPPIAPKSQHMVPPGYNKSGTSSGVSARPPLINTTRSSIARDVQTGGEIRAPAPHLQSSRPPNSVPPSSFHPLLLRNLSQTAPSNLRATSPSHARVPPLQRPTAHQSNPQTGYRPDSAGRLATPNLPLTGSHGNVSNQSNITSPNVISRLSDTAPANLSRFGPNSSSMVVNSSHQAASADLVCLSDDDD
- the LOC123898453 gene encoding helicase protein MOM1-like isoform X6 yields the protein MVNSTRASQKAKDEENVRVTRSREKAKINGHPNLLDTDSTRKSTRETPLRKTNASSSSTQKSEQVEKATLPAPEARRKSERVEKKKTPSPLTKSGKTRNPSSSSSPSDSKSAGSLGSISRQKLQKEKSVKQLAFEAPEVTENEEHNVGTSQVKIKRMDARMYRSLFKDGKKGTIKKLSIGNCSDNKEVSKNGTLPSEDAKAKETRVDSSIDEQKCQSKGDNCSGAKIDELSKGSCSDINEVSKHGTLPSEDDKANETRVDSRLSGPMTNLAENNVTPGSFIPSNTPNYETSVVPIRVQSDCCRDETLPTLASGNSILDDDDMVSNNAGLGGGENLAPSKRKVITVDTESNVSSTISKGDNANLIPDALPSKLGGNESCSKRTRLDYNPTVKESCDPCAAEDEDDTEPTMVQKDKSDYTSGIGHLKDSAVEDKNVLALDGQNDNEKDSLIYSSNESVVQPKEKLSSHIANRCKSDSYRFVEYWVPAQISHVQLEQYCATLLSNSSILCSSPKIDCVGAIRDVLISIRKCCNHPYVNDPSVQTLLFKDLEEVDYPSDKEKLVEYLNVGIKASGKLQLLDSMLTELRKNNLRALVLFQSIGKDSIGDILDDFLRQRFDVDSFERIDKSLSSSKKQAAIKKFNDKNNKRFVFLMETSACLPSIKLSSIDTVIIFDSDWNPMNDLRSLQKITLDSQFQFIKMFRLYTAFTAEEKALILATQDKALDINCLYSSRGLNHTLLMWGASRLFDELGVSLDGSTSTSSPIPLLEKTVSEFTSCLSDAGEDSDTSSRSILLKVQQNGGSYCSNFPLLGELKLGSLDEESPQTFWTKLLEGKHFRWKYSSSPSQRSRKRVHCFNNLEGGTNPVNEGITKKRMKVSNNTVDQPTSKSEGEKLPTGVKADKPQDNGVGSEKNGRIHDEQRSLHLLLKPQITKLCDVLLLPDNVKNMVDNFLEYVMNHHHVDREPVSILQAFQISLIWTAASLLNHKLDHKASLILAEQNLNFDCKKGEVDLIFSMLRCLKKIFLHRTENCNNTSSPKASKSPRVSCTGVAQEVELFKKDLSKSIKKIQKKCEKTLNKIRLMHQEEKQRLRASNEAQKAELERKYTIELAFTRSCSPNEVTRIEMLKILNIEHQKRIEDLEFQYETSLKDLEDKHSAHILKVQDCETTWVEDLKSWAKNELRNIVALKELGTGFDYSQMCDNVAESMKETGAVVPQKNSPSVDKTVEQQNSLVKHDRANEMDIMVSNDRAVSGNEDHNTTENQHVSQENILSKLSHSREQNSDGATSMTDEAIRSENFGHESRDGCEKPSLDTACLPDCREQNSDCATSMTDEDNRCANFGHRSRDGCEIPSLGTACLPDCENATHPVHQCSDGVSSSVPEGQIPGEVQETTNGGDSVSVSERQVHVEMSEAVNFTDCLLQSPPSYVAQISDRGSIDVPVIDGVSSPRPCQAACSTSCRDTISLSNPPLEQQIPDGLLSIPDGDIPVTVPENSHAVADCHKDIEPSTNAVLVDNSTTNDLEGGVLGTVTSAPVSSRPVNVMEPLEQGQQLPSVESAADKDSAGEMQNSYEQVQLASRSADVVPANQITVPPKQVHQLAAAELSSNLGMLGLSNFHLATEDEHQPSNVPDIPTHHPEPSSAVPNKNVAQPHSNSALFLHSNQAAVHPVSNSDLDSVTASRVRTQSANPRNLSTPLEMNNHPIQSTAPSSSTRLPHLSYDPLKIEFEKIQKAIEQTSKSHEDSKLRLKSDFEKELAELRKKYDVKFQEMEVEFQRTKKTLDTNLNTVCVNKLLADAFRSKCLDLKAPSASGMQHDSLPRQLHLRSSQQTATRSLVVSGSSGQPPATSLLSPSIAPSQPPATSLLSPPIAPKSQHMVPPGYNKSGTSSGVSARPPLINTTRSSIARDVQTGGEIRAPAPHLQSSRPPNSVPPSSFHPLLLRNLSQTAPSNLRATSPSHARVPPLQRPTAHQSNPQTGYRPDSAGRLATPNLPLTGSHGNVSNQSNITSPNVISRLSDTAPANLSRFGPNSSSMVVNSSHQAASADLVCLSDDDD